The Astyanax mexicanus isolate ESR-SI-001 chromosome 7, AstMex3_surface, whole genome shotgun sequence genome has a window encoding:
- the sf3b5 gene encoding splicing factor 3B subunit 5, protein MTDRYNIHSQLEHLQSKYIGTGHADTTKWEWLVNQHRDSYCSYMGHFDLLNYFSISENESKARVRFNLMEKMLQPCGPPADKPEDA, encoded by the coding sequence ATGACTGACCGCTACAACATCCACAGCCAGCTGGAGCACCTGCAGTCCAAATACATTGGAACAGGCCATGCAGATACCACCAAATGGGAATGGCTGGTAAATCAGCACAGAGACTCCTACTGCTCCTACATGGGACATTTTGACCTTCTCAACTACTTCTCCATCTCAGAGAACGAGAGCAAAGCTCGTGTGCGCTTCAACTTAATGGAGAAGATGCTGCAGCCCTGCGGTCCACCTGCTGACAAGCCTGAGGATGCTTAG